One window of the Marinilactibacillus sp. Marseille-P9653 genome contains the following:
- a CDS encoding IS3 family transposase gives MAFELKKEGYRLKDIFKVVGIPEATYHYHIKRTGAEDYDLSLKEQITDIFYQSKERYGYKRITDELNDAGIVINHKKVYRLMKELGLKCIKFTRKTRKYNSYKGTVGKVAKNKLNRRFNTSIPLQKLVTDITEFKCTGDQKLYFNPIVDLYNGEIISYSINKRPVLDLAMEPLKEAIKTIKQKATVRTTIHSDQGWHYQHKKWVNLLKQNKIFQSMSRKATCSDNAVIENFFGIMKQEMYHGEPKVSYEELREQIEEYIEWYNTTRRKKKLAGLNPVEYRTQASQSAA, from the coding sequence TTGGCATTTGAGCTCAAAAAAGAAGGATATAGATTGAAAGATATTTTTAAAGTTGTGGGCATTCCTGAGGCTACGTACCATTATCATATAAAACGAACAGGCGCAGAAGATTACGATTTGTCTTTAAAAGAACAGATTACTGATATATTCTATCAATCCAAAGAGCGTTACGGATATAAGCGAATCACGGACGAATTGAATGACGCTGGAATAGTAATCAACCATAAAAAGGTCTATCGCTTAATGAAGGAGTTAGGGTTGAAATGTATTAAATTCACACGTAAGACTCGAAAATATAACTCTTACAAAGGAACTGTAGGAAAAGTTGCCAAGAACAAGTTAAACCGCCGGTTTAATACGTCAATTCCTTTACAGAAACTAGTGACTGATATCACTGAATTTAAATGTACTGGAGATCAAAAACTTTATTTTAATCCCATAGTAGATTTGTATAATGGTGAAATTATTTCTTACAGTATTAATAAGCGTCCTGTTTTAGATTTAGCAATGGAACCTTTAAAAGAAGCTATTAAAACGATAAAGCAAAAAGCTACTGTTCGCACTACGATTCATTCCGATCAAGGGTGGCACTATCAACATAAAAAATGGGTAAATTTATTAAAACAGAATAAAATCTTCCAGAGCATGTCTCGTAAAGCAACCTGTTCTGATAATGCCGTTATAGAAAACTTTTTTGGGATTATGAAGCAAGAAATGTATCACGGAGAACCTAAAGTAAGCTATGAAGAACTAAGAGAACAGATTGAAGAATATATTGAGTGGTACAATACCACTCGTAGAAAGAAAAAACTGGCTGGCTTAAATCCAGTAGAATACCGAACTCAAGCCAGCCAGTCGGCTGCATAA
- a CDS encoding helix-turn-helix domain-containing protein yields the protein MAKYSQEFKLKLVKEYENGKLGYKSLAKKYGIPDSSPIRRWTNLYKTYGKEGLSPKKSKEVYPVHFKLDVLQFMKRTGSSYQETANSFGIRELSVIANWNQAFNKEGIEGLKPKKKGRPSMSKLPKKTKVNKSQSMSREQELERENELLRLENAYLKKVKAYEENPNAFLAEHKQGWHLSSKKKDID from the coding sequence ATGGCGAAATATAGTCAAGAATTCAAATTAAAACTTGTAAAAGAATACGAAAATGGCAAATTGGGATATAAATCACTAGCTAAAAAGTACGGTATACCAGATTCTTCTCCTATTAGAAGATGGACCAACCTTTATAAAACTTATGGAAAAGAAGGATTAAGCCCAAAGAAATCGAAAGAAGTCTATCCTGTTCATTTCAAATTAGATGTATTACAATTTATGAAACGAACAGGTTCTTCCTACCAAGAAACGGCTAATTCCTTCGGAATCAGAGAACTTTCTGTTATTGCGAATTGGAATCAAGCTTTTAACAAAGAAGGGATAGAAGGCCTGAAACCTAAAAAAAAGGGACGACCTTCTATGTCTAAATTACCTAAAAAAACAAAAGTGAATAAGAGTCAGAGTATGTCTAGAGAACAAGAGCTAGAGCGTGAGAATGAACTTCTTAGGTTAGAGAACGCTTATTTAAAAAAGGTAAAAGCTTACGAGGAGAATCCAAATGCCTTCCTCGCAGAGCACAAACAAGGTTGGCATTTGAGCTCAAAAAAGAAGGATATAGATTGA